Sequence from the bacterium genome:
CTTGCGCGACTTCATCACCGGCTGGTACCTTTCCTACCTCTCCGCTGACGATGCACGGGGGACACCCGAGGCGGGTCCGCAGGAGCGGCTCACCCCACACGGTGACAACCTCGCCAACGTGATGCAGTTCCTCAGCGAGCAACATCCGCAACGCCTGGACGTCATCCGGCAGACCCTCATCGCCCGCGTACCCCGGCTCGAAGGCATACAGGCCCGCCCGATGGACGACGGACGCCTGTTGCTGCAGATCAAGGACGCGCCGTTCGACCGCCCGATCATGGCCAAGTGGGCCTCCGACGGCACACTCAAGCTGCTGCAGTATCTCGTCGTGCTCTACGATCCTGTGCCCCCAAAGCTCATTGGGATCGAGGAACCCGAGAACCACCTGCACCCGCGGCTGCTGCCGGGCCTCGCTGAGGAGTGCCGCAAGGCCGCTGACCGGGCCCAGGTTCTTGTCACAACGCATTCGCCCTTCTTTGCCGACGCACTACGGCCTGAAGAGGTCTGGGTGCTGTACCGCGACAAGGCCGGCTACACGCAGGCGAGGAGAGCGGCCGACATGCAGGGCATCCCGGACTTCATACGCGAGGGCGCCCAACTGGGTGATCTGTGGGTGGAGGGGTTCTTCGAGGTTGGTGACCCGCTGAGGGATTCCGGCGGTCCGGCCGCCCTGGGGGGGAGGGGGGAGTAGCGGCATGCATCTGGAGGTTCTCCTGGAGGAACCATCGGCCGAAGCAGCCCTGGACAACCTGCTGCCTGCGCTGCTACCTGAAGGCACGACATGGCGTTTCCACGTGTTCAGTGGGAAATGGGATCTGCTACGCCACCTAACGAGTCGTCTCAGGGGCTACGCGACTTGGCTGCCAGATGACTGGCGCATTCTCGTGCTGGTCGACCGCGACGGTACCGACTGCGAACAGCTCCTGGAGCGACTCGAGCGGAGCGCCGCAGCCGCTGGCTTGGCCACGAAGTTGAGCCACCGTGGAGGCAGGTTTGCTGTGCTCAACCGCCTTGCCATCGAGGAACTGGAAGCGTGGTTCTTTGGCGATGTGGAAGCACTGAGTCAGGCCTACCCCGGCGTGTCCCCACACCTGGCGCATCGCCGGGGCCTGCGGAGCCCTGACCAGATCGCCGGCGGCACATGGGAGGCGCTGCAGCGCGAACTCCAGCGTGCCGGCCACTACCGCAACACGGGCCTGCCCAAGATCGAGGTGGCCACCAATGTGAGCCGACACATGGTTCCAGCGCGCAACACCTCGCGCAGCTTCAAGGGACTCGTACTGGGCCTGCGCGCCCTGATGGCGTAGGGTCCCGACTGCCCGAGAGGCTGGCCCCTACACCATCCTGCGCACCGCCTCCACCACGTGCGGGGCCGTCAGGCCGAACTTGTCCAGCAGCCACTCGTGCGTGCCGACCAGGGAGACGTACTGGTCCGGCAGCGCCAGGCGCTTGAACTTCCTGGGAGCTACGCCCTCATCGCAGAGGACCTCGGCCACCGCCGACCCCAGGCCGCCGCTGAGTTGGTGCTCCTCGATCGTCAGGATGCCGCCCGTCTCCTGCGCGGCCCGCACGATCGCCTCGCGGTCAATGGGCTTGACGGTGTGCATGCTGATGAGGCGGACGTGGATGCCCTCGGCGGCCAGTTGCTGCGCGGCGGCGTGGGCCTGGTTGACGATGGTGCCGGTGCCGATGATCGTCAGCGCGTCGCCGTCCTGCACCTGCAGGGCCTTGCCGAACGCGAAGTCAATCGGCCCGCTGTGCACCGCTGGCTCCTTCTTGTAGCCGCAGCGGTAGTAGACCGGGCCGTCGTGGGCGATGGCGGCCCGGGTGGCCTCCGCCGCCTCGGCGAAGTCGCACGGGGCGACCACGATCATGTTGGGCAGAGCCCGCATGATGGCGAGGTCCTCGGTCGCCTGGTGGCTGACCCCCAGCGGCCCGTACGCCAGCCCCCCGCCGATGATGACGATCTTGACGTTCGCATTGTGGTAGCAGACATCGTTGCGGATCTGCTCCAGGCAGCGCAGCGTGGGGAAGTTGGCGATGGAGTACGTGACCGCCAGGTTGCCCTCCATGGCGATGCCGCAGGCCACGCCGGTCATGTTCTGCTCGGCCACGCCGCAGTTGAAGAAGCGTTCGGGATAGGTGTCGCGGAAAGGCTCGATCTCGCCATAGCCGATGTCGGCCAGGACCATGTAGATGCGCGGGTCCTCGGCGGCGAGGTCGAGTAGGACCTTATTGAAGACGCTTCTCATGGCAGACTCCCCGAAGTAGGTTGTCTAGACGACGGCGGATTGCTTGCGGGCGGCAGGACGCGCGGGCTTCGCCGGCGCTTGCCTGGCCCGCGTGCGCGTGGGCTTCGGTTCGCTGTACAGCGGGTCCGGGTAGGGCCTCATGGCAAAGGCGAGTTGCAGGTCCAGGGCATGGCACAGCCGGAAGGCCGTGCGGAGGGTGATGTTCTCGGGGTTGTTGAGCACACGCGAGACGTAGGAGGGCTTGAGCTGGGCGCGACGAGCCAACTCGGCGCGGGTCACGCCCTGGCGCTCCATGCCCTCCAGGATGGCCTGCGTGTACTCCATGATGGCGTACATGAACCCCTCGCCGGGGACGCGCCGGGCATTGCGCTCGAACTCCTTGGTGTAGTCGTACAGTACGCGCGGGGCCTTACTCATCTTGGCTGATCCACTCCTGTCGAAGACGTGCGACACGCTCGAAGTCCTGTCTGGGCAAGGACGGCCCGCTCTTGACGCGGTGCAGGCACAAGACCAGTTCGCGTCCGCGCAGGAACCCCAGCAAGCGATGGTCGCCCTTGCGCAGTTCCCACTGGTCCTCCCAGGTGCGTATCGCCCTGAGCCACGTGGCAGGCGCATGATGGAAGTTGTCAGCGCAGAACAGCAGTATCCTGCGCACGTCGGCGTACAGGTGCTGGTCGGTGCGCAGCGTCTCGCGGAGGAACTCGTAGACCTCGCTGTGACTGTCAACCGCGAGGGCGAACACGATGACCTGTCGGCCCTCGACCAGCGGGATGACTTGCAGTGTGTGCTCATCCATGATAACTTATAAGTTAACTCCCGTCAACGCTCCCTTCGCTCACGACGGCTCGCAGCCCACCATCGCCAGCGCCCGCTGCAGTTCCTCGTCCGTCACGCTGCCATAGTGGCACGCCACCGTGCCCTCCATCCAGTCCACGCACTTGCCCTTGGTCGTGTGGCAGATCAGCCAGCTCGGCTTGCCGGGGGTCCAGGGGACCTGCGACAGCTCGCGGTCTAGCTGCTCGACGTCGTGCCCGTCTATCTCGCGCGGCTCCCAGCCGAAGTCACGGACCTTGGCGCTGAAGGGCTCCAACTCCAGCACGTCGCCGACCTTCCCGAGCGCCTGGACGCGGTTGTAGTCCACCATCACGGTGAGGTTGTCGAGTTGGTGTTGGGCGGCGAACAGCATCGCCTCCCACGAGGAGCCCTCGTCGCAGTCGCCATCGCTCATCAGGCAGAAGACGCGGTGGGTCTTGCCGGTGCGCTTGGCGGCGACGGCCATGCCGCAGGCCACCGGCAGCCCGTGCCCGAGCGACCCGGTGGAGAACTCCACGCCGGGCACGTGGTGGCTGATATGGCCCATGAGCTTGCCGCCGTCGCGGTAGTAGCCCTGCATCCACTCGGCGGGGATGAAGCCCTTCTCGACGAGCGCGGCATAGACGGCGGCCCCGCCGTGGCCCTTGGACAGGATGAAGCGGTCGCGGTCGGGCCAGTCGGGGCGGTCGGGGTCCACGCGCAGGATGCGCTCATAGAGCACGGCGAGGATCTCGGCCATGGAGAGCATGGAGCCCACATGTCCGGACCTGCCGCGGTGGGTCATGCAGAGGCAATGGCCGCGGATACGGCGGGCAAGGTCGTTGGCGGCGGGGATCCAATCGGGGGAGGGCATGGGATCATCTCCAGTCATCAACGCTCCGGCGCGGTCGGCCGGTGGGGAGTTCG
This genomic interval carries:
- a CDS encoding transketolase codes for the protein MRSVFNKVLLDLAAEDPRIYMVLADIGYGEIEPFRDTYPERFFNCGVAEQNMTGVACGIAMEGNLAVTYSIANFPTLRCLEQIRNDVCYHNANVKIVIIGGGLAYGPLGVSHQATEDLAIMRALPNMIVVAPCDFAEAAEATRAAIAHDGPVYYRCGYKKEPAVHSGPIDFAFGKALQVQDGDALTIIGTGTIVNQAHAAAQQLAAEGIHVRLISMHTVKPIDREAIVRAAQETGGILTIEEHQLSGGLGSAVAEVLCDEGVAPRKFKRLALPDQYVSLVGTHEWLLDKFGLTAPHVVEAVRRMV
- a CDS encoding transketolase — encoded protein: MPSPDWIPAANDLARRIRGHCLCMTHRGRSGHVGSMLSMAEILAVLYERILRVDPDRPDWPDRDRFILSKGHGGAAVYAALVEKGFIPAEWMQGYYRDGGKLMGHISHHVPGVEFSTGSLGHGLPVACGMAVAAKRTGKTHRVFCLMSDGDCDEGSSWEAMLFAAQHQLDNLTVMVDYNRVQALGKVGDVLELEPFSAKVRDFGWEPREIDGHDVEQLDRELSQVPWTPGKPSWLICHTTKGKCVDWMEGTVACHYGSVTDEELQRALAMVGCEPS
- a CDS encoding AAA family ATPase; its protein translation is MADLWPASGGVPRVESLRVQNYRALRDIELKSLTPLTAFVGANGSGKSTVFDVFAFLSECFTEGLRRAWDRRGRFRELRSRGAEGPVVFELKYREKPRDPLITYKLSVDENLQGPFVAEESLRWRRGAHGKPFRFLSFHSGSGEAISGEMPDEKDERAHEQLSSPDMLAVNSLGQFQRHPRVSALRDFITGWYLSYLSADDARGTPEAGPQERLTPHGDNLANVMQFLSEQHPQRLDVIRQTLIARVPRLEGIQARPMDDGRLLLQIKDAPFDRPIMAKWASDGTLKLLQYLVVLYDPVPPKLIGIEEPENHLHPRLLPGLAEECRKAADRAQVLVTTHSPFFADALRPEEVWVLYRDKAGYTQARRAADMQGIPDFIREGAQLGDLWVEGFFEVGDPLRDSGGPAALGGRGE
- a CDS encoding DUF4276 family protein is translated as MHLEVLLEEPSAEAALDNLLPALLPEGTTWRFHVFSGKWDLLRHLTSRLRGYATWLPDDWRILVLVDRDGTDCEQLLERLERSAAAAGLATKLSHRGGRFAVLNRLAIEELEAWFFGDVEALSQAYPGVSPHLAHRRGLRSPDQIAGGTWEALQRELQRAGHYRNTGLPKIEVATNVSRHMVPARNTSRSFKGLVLGLRALMA
- a CDS encoding helix-turn-helix domain-containing protein, with product MSKAPRVLYDYTKEFERNARRVPGEGFMYAIMEYTQAILEGMERQGVTRAELARRAQLKPSYVSRVLNNPENITLRTAFRLCHALDLQLAFAMRPYPDPLYSEPKPTRTRARQAPAKPARPAARKQSAVV